Proteins from one Hypanus sabinus isolate sHypSab1 unplaced genomic scaffold, sHypSab1.hap1 scaffold_760, whole genome shotgun sequence genomic window:
- the LOC132390082 gene encoding zinc finger protein 239-like codes for MAEMSESLLSVDGLGAHKDGRGFPSRLGNEREGEIHDYISQKAQRKTHVGVNTTVGRDSLFTHSSDLHAYQRVHTDKMSFTCADCWNGFTWSSSLLTLQQVHTGEKPFTCSDCGKGFTWSSSRLTHQQVHTGEKPFTCSDCGKAYTRSSQVMVHQRIHTGESPFSCSECGKRFIHLSDLQVHQRVHTGERPFTCSVCGKGFIRSYQLKVHQRVHSGEGPFTCSECGRRFIHLSDLQVHQRVHTGERPFTCSDCGKPFTRSVELKTHQRIHTGERLFFCSDCGKEFIRSYQLKVHQRVHTGERLFTCSDCGRGFTQSSQLMIHQRIHTGERPYACSECGKRFNQSFDLRTDRRVHTGERPFSCSQCGKSHPTL; via the exons ATGGCGGAGATGAGTGAGTCGCTGCTGTCGGTCGACGGCCTCGGCGCTCACAAGGACGGCCGTGGTTTTCCTTCGCGCCTCG GGAACGAGCGAGAAGGCGAGATTCATGACTACATCTCCCAGAAGGCCCAGCGGAAGACACACGTTGgggtcaacac aactgtgggaagggattcacttttcACTCACTCATCTGACCTGCATGCataccagcgagttcacactgataagatgtCGTTCACCTGCGCTGATTGTTGGAacggattcacttggtcatccagCCTACTGACactccagcaagttcacactggtgagaagccgttcacctgttcagactgtgggaagggattcacttggtcatccagCCGACtgacacaccagcaagttcacactggtgagaagccgttcacctgctcagactgtgggaaggcatatACTCGGTCATCGCAAGTgatggtacatcagcgaattcacactggggagagcccattttcctgctctgaatgtgggaagagattcatacATTTATCTGACCTACAGGTGcaccagcgagtccacactggggagaggccgttcacctgctcagtctgtgggaaagggtttattcggtcatatcaactgaaggtgcatcagcGAGTCCACTCTGGGGAgggaccgttcacctgctctgaatgtgggaggagatttattcatttatctgacctgcaggtgcaccagcgagtccacactggagagaggccgttcacctgctcagactgtgggaagcccTTTACTCGGTCAGTTGAACTGAAgacacatcagcgaattcacaccggggagaggctgttcttctgctcagactgtgggaaagagtTCATTCGGTCATATCAACTGAAGGtgcatcaacgagttcacactggagagaggctgtttacctgctcagactgtggaaggggatttactcagtcatctcaGCTGATGATACATCAGcgtattcacactggggagaggccgtacgCCTGTTCTGAATGTGGAAAGAGATTCAATCAGTCATTCGACTTACGGACAGACCGACGagtccacactggagagaggccattctcctgctccCAATGTGGGAAGAGTCATCCCACCTTGTGA